From a region of the Arachis ipaensis cultivar K30076 chromosome B09, Araip1.1, whole genome shotgun sequence genome:
- the LOC107615191 gene encoding pollen receptor-like kinase 3 yields MAVAPAITGLRPTLLFYYMFTTVVIHVAVTFSMSEAEALLTLKNSFSNAQALGSWVANSVPCSKDHQWDGVVCVNGLVSGLRLGGMGLLGEIDVDTLLELKNLRTISLVNNSFSGSIPQLNRIGFLKAMYLSGNKFSGNIPTDYFQRMRSLKKLWLSNNEFTGQIPASLAEIPQLVELHLENNQFSGNIPNLANPSLVDLNLSYNKLEGEVPQALSKFDESSFAGNDGICGKKIGKPCEKLPEETVIPLPVTNGSWNNKLQIAGFALTSLLLVALIIFFIVRSKRNKDNEEFGRFGNGGSIAGESVEVQVSQPVKREGVPTVTTVVSRKGSSKRGSCHGGSKGVGELVVVNDEKGVFGLSDLMKAAAEVLGNGGLGSCYKAVMSNGVAVVVKRTREMNALEKKSFDAEICRLGRLKHLNILTPLAYHFRKDEKLIMSEYVPGSSLLFLLHGDRGPSHAELDWPARLKIVRGIAEGMRYLHTELASSNVPHGNLKSSNVLLGPDYQPMLVDYGFSQMVNPSTATQALFAYKAPEAARGQVSHKSDVYCLGVVILEILTGKFPSQYLSNKKGGTDVVEWVTSAISEGRESELLDPQIANNKISIGQMVQLLHVGAACTESNPEQRIDIKEAIRRIEEVARQSGTTEVVTSLKDSFVDSNMSRNQGLGEEYQKRHMDGSESFGSQDYYEFGSFSSYNTTA; encoded by the exons ATGGCCGTAGCTCCGGCAATAACCGGCCTCCGGCCAACTCTCCTCTTCTACTACATGTTCACCACCGTAGTCATCCACGTCGCAGTGACATTTTCCATGTCAGAAGCTGAGGCTTTGCTGACCCTCAAAAACTCATTCTCCAATGCCCAAGCATTGGGTAGTTGGGTGGCTAACTCTGTTCCGTGCTCTAAAGACCATCAATGGGATGGTGTTGTCTGCGTTAACGGATTAGTCTCAG GGCTTCGTCTTGGAGGAATGGGACTATTGGGTGAAATAGACGTTGATACATTGCTCGAACTCAAGAATCTCAGAACTATTAGCCTTGTGAACAACTCTTTCTCAGGTTCAATTCCGCAGCTCAACAGAATAGGATTCTTGAAGGCCATGTATTTGTCAGGAAACAAATTCTCTGGGAATATTCCCACAGATTACTTTCAGAGAATGAGGTCTCTGAAGAAATTGTGGCTTTCTAACAACGAATTCACAGGTCAAATCCCAGCCTCATTAGCCGAGATCCCTCAGCTTGTTGAGTTGCATCTGGAGAATAACCAGTTTAGTGGAAATATACCAAATCTTGCGAATCCTTCATTGGTGGACCTCAATTTGTCATATAACAAATTGGAAGGTGAAGTTCCACAGGCTCTTTCGAAGTTCGATGAGAGTTCTTTCGCAGGAAATGATGGTATTTGTGGCAAAAAGATTGGGAAGCCATGTGAGAAGCTTCCAGAAGAGACGGTTATTCCCCTGCCTGTGACGAATGGGAGCTGGAACAACAAACTGCAGATTGCTGGCTTTGCCTTAACGAGCTTGTTGCTTGTGGCGCTTATTATTTTCTTCATTGTCCGGTCGAAGAGGAATAAGGACAATGAGGAGTTTGGCAGGTTTGGAAACGGCGGTAGTATTGCCGGAGAGTCCGTGGAGGTTCAGGTGAGTCAACCGGTGAAAAGAGAAGGAGTACCAACTGTGACGACGGTAGTTAGCAGAAAAGGATCAAGTAAGAGGGGATCTTGTCATGGTGGAAGCAAGGGGGTAGGGGAGCTTGTGGTTGTGAATGATGAGAAGGGGGTTTTCGGGTTGTCGGATTTGATGAAGGCGGCGGCAGAAGTGCTAGGAAATGGTGGGCTTGGGTCTTGTTATAAGGCTGTGATGTCTAATGGGGTGGCGGTGGTGGTGAAGAGGACAAGGGAGATGAATGCGTTGGAGAAAAAAAGTTTTGATGCTGAGATTTGTAGGCTTGGGAGGCTAAAACATTTGAATATCTTGACCCCTTTGGCTTACCATTTCAGAAAGGATGAGAAACTAATTATGTCCGAGTATGTCCCCGGGAGCAGTCTATTGTTTTTGCTTCATG GTGACAGGGGACCATCTCATGCTGAATTGGATTGGCCAGCACGTTTAAAGATTGTAAGGGGAATTGCTGAAGGGATGCGTTATCTTCACACAGAACTAGCTTCTTCTAATGTACCCCATGGCAATCTCAAGTCTAGCAATGTTTTATTAGGACCAGATTACCAGCCAATGCTTGTAGATTATGGATTTAGCCAAATGGTTAATCCTTCCACTGCAACACAAGCTCTTTTTGCTTATAAGGCTCCAGAAGCCGCACGAGGCCAAGTTTCGCATAAAAGTGACGTGTATTGTCTTGGAGTTGTTATACTCGAGATCCTCACCGGAAAATTCCCTTCTCAATATCTTAGTAACAAGAAGGGCGGAACCGACGTAGTCGAATGGGTTACGTCAGCAATTTCTGAGGGAAGGGAGTCAGAGTTGCTTGATCCTCAGATTGCAAACAACAAAATTTCAATAGGCCAAATGGTCCAACTTCTTCATGTAGGTGCTGCTTGCACAGAAAGCAACCCCGAGCAACGAATCGACATCAAGGAGGCCataagaagaatagaagaggtAGCAAGGCAGAGTGGAACAACAGAGGTTGTAACATCTCTCAAAGATAGCTTTGTAGATTCCAATATGTCACGGAATCAAGGACTAGGTGAGGAATATCAGAAGAGACATATGGATGGATCAGAAAGCTTTGGAAGCCAAGACTATTATGAATTTGGCTCCTTCTCCTCATATAATACAACAGCCTaa